In Kineococcus sp. NBC_00420, a single genomic region encodes these proteins:
- a CDS encoding VOC family protein, whose amino-acid sequence MTNAPSARPTGIHHVRLTVTDIARSKSFYEDVFGVHPVVDFSDRVDETGVREDPEKMFGGCAFAVGDQILGLRPVAPAGDTFASTRVGLDHLSLAVATTAELAAAAERLAERGVAHGEIVELTDMGIAILSLQDPDDINLELTAPL is encoded by the coding sequence ATGACGAACGCGCCCTCCGCCCGCCCGACGGGCATCCACCACGTCCGGCTCACCGTCACCGACATCGCCCGCTCGAAGTCGTTCTACGAGGACGTCTTCGGAGTCCACCCCGTCGTCGACTTCAGCGACCGCGTCGACGAGACCGGAGTTCGCGAGGACCCGGAGAAGATGTTCGGCGGGTGCGCCTTCGCGGTAGGCGACCAGATCCTCGGCCTGCGCCCGGTCGCCCCGGCCGGCGACACCTTCGCCTCCACCCGGGTGGGCCTCGACCACCTCAGCCTCGCCGTGGCCACGACGGCGGAGCTCGCCGCGGCGGCCGAACGGTTGGCCGAACGCGGTGTCGCGCACGGCGAGATCGTCGAACTCACCGACATGGGCATCGCGATCCTGTCCCTGCAGGACCCCGACGACATCAACCTGGAACTGACCGCGCCCCTCTGA
- a CDS encoding GAF domain-containing SpoIIE family protein phosphatase produces the protein MEERVRGLSSTTLLPAHPDADFDRFARLGTLALGTPVALVSMVSRDGQVFPGAVGLPEPWQTRRQTPLTHSLCQHVVTSGKVFAVEDARLDPLTADSLAIPDLGVVAYAGAPLRLPDPRTGVADPTSPVVGVLCAIDGAPRRWTAEQIEVLEDLAAACSAELGLRVLEERNRLLLNLADALVGARTVAEVSATVANVTRSWLGGAWSGLLLPEAGNRRLRFADLTTLPPGTGAGWELVDLDAPLPIACAARERRPLLFADVDELLAAFPAVGAQATLPVFAASAYLPLLVQDRLIGVLCLVWDSERLTLADEADVWSALARFTAQALDRATLDAERRSRAEVLQRSLLPRLPASTGELAVRGRYVPASREEEIGGDWYDVVVGPTGDTTLVLGDVTGHDMVAAATMGQVRGLLRAFVWDREGTPPELVSRLDRGMSGLGVDGLATLVLARVEASGAGYRLRWTNAGHPPPVLLHPDGTTELLHRPADLLVGLLPEVERHEHVVDVPRGATLLLYSDGLIEHRGHSLTGGIERVRSSLTRHVGAGLDVLLDELLAELVGTRGEDDCALLAVRFP, from the coding sequence GTGGAGGAACGGGTTCGCGGACTGAGCAGCACCACCCTGCTTCCCGCGCACCCGGACGCGGACTTCGACCGGTTCGCCCGGCTGGGGACCCTCGCCCTCGGCACGCCCGTGGCGCTGGTGTCGATGGTCAGCCGCGATGGTCAGGTCTTCCCCGGGGCGGTCGGACTGCCCGAACCGTGGCAGACCCGGCGCCAGACCCCGCTGACCCACTCGTTGTGCCAGCACGTCGTCACCTCCGGCAAGGTCTTCGCCGTCGAGGACGCCCGGCTCGACCCGCTGACCGCCGACTCCCTCGCCATCCCCGACCTCGGCGTCGTGGCCTACGCGGGCGCGCCGCTGCGTCTGCCCGACCCCCGGACCGGGGTCGCGGACCCGACCTCACCCGTCGTGGGGGTCCTCTGCGCCATCGACGGGGCACCGCGGCGCTGGACCGCCGAGCAGATCGAGGTGCTCGAGGACCTCGCCGCCGCCTGTTCCGCCGAACTGGGCCTGCGCGTCCTCGAGGAACGCAACCGGCTGCTGCTCAACCTCGCCGACGCCCTCGTGGGAGCCCGGACCGTCGCGGAGGTCAGCGCGACCGTCGCCAACGTCACCCGGTCCTGGCTGGGCGGGGCCTGGAGCGGGCTGCTGCTGCCCGAGGCGGGCAACCGGCGGCTGCGCTTCGCCGACCTCACGACCCTCCCCCCCGGCACCGGGGCCGGGTGGGAGCTCGTCGACCTCGACGCGCCGCTGCCCATCGCCTGCGCCGCCCGCGAGCGCCGGCCGCTGCTCTTCGCCGACGTCGACGAGCTGCTCGCCGCGTTCCCCGCCGTCGGGGCGCAGGCGACGCTGCCCGTCTTCGCGGCGTCGGCGTACCTGCCGCTGCTGGTGCAGGACCGGCTGATCGGCGTGCTGTGCCTGGTCTGGGACTCCGAGCGCCTCACGCTCGCGGACGAGGCCGACGTGTGGAGCGCGTTGGCCCGGTTCACCGCCCAGGCCCTGGACCGCGCGACGCTGGACGCCGAACGGCGTTCCCGGGCGGAGGTGCTGCAGCGGTCGTTGCTGCCGCGGTTGCCGGCGTCCACGGGTGAGCTCGCGGTGCGGGGGCGTTACGTCCCGGCCAGCCGCGAGGAAGAGATCGGCGGCGACTGGTACGACGTCGTCGTCGGGCCCACGGGGGACACGACCCTCGTCCTGGGCGACGTCACGGGCCACGACATGGTGGCCGCGGCCACGATGGGGCAGGTCCGGGGACTGCTGCGGGCCTTCGTGTGGGACCGGGAGGGAACGCCCCCGGAGCTGGTGTCGCGCCTGGACCGGGGGATGTCCGGTCTCGGGGTGGACGGGTTGGCGACGCTGGTCCTCGCCCGGGTCGAGGCCTCCGGTGCGGGGTACCGGTTGCGGTGGACGAACGCGGGACACCCGCCGCCGGTGCTGCTGCACCCCGACGGGACGACCGAACTGCTCCACCGCCCCGCCGACCTGCTCGTCGGGTTGCTGCCCGAGGTCGAGCGCCACGAGCACGTCGTCGACGTCCCGCGGGGCGCGACGCTCCTGCTCTACAGCGACGGGCTCATCGAGCACCGCGGGCACAGCCTCACCGGCGGGATCGAACGCGTCCGGTCCTCCCTGACCCGCCACGTCGGCGCGGGCCTGGACGTGCTCCTCGACGAACTGCTCGCCGAACTCGTCGGGACGCGCGGCGAGGACGACTGCGCGCTCCTCGCCGTGCGTTTCCCCTGA
- a CDS encoding ATP-binding protein, translated as MTRLELRADPSAARRARSWLREEFAAVDLPTRVRQTLELLTTELVTNAVRYGGEPIELRLRRAVGSVRVSVSDGGPGTPEVHHVPPTATGGRGVALVDTLALRWGSDAAGAGKTVWFELALQ; from the coding sequence ATGACGCGTCTGGAGCTGCGGGCTGACCCGTCGGCTGCTCGGCGCGCCCGGTCCTGGCTGCGCGAGGAGTTCGCCGCCGTGGACCTCCCGACCCGCGTCCGGCAGACGCTGGAGCTGCTCACCACGGAGCTGGTCACCAACGCCGTGCGCTACGGCGGGGAGCCCATCGAGCTGCGCCTGCGCCGCGCGGTCGGGTCCGTGCGGGTCTCGGTCAGCGACGGCGGGCCGGGGACGCCGGAGGTGCACCACGTCCCCCCGACCGCCACCGGAGGGCGGGGCGTCGCGCTCGTCGACACCCTCGCCCTGCGGTGGGGTTCGGACGCTGCGGGGGCGGGCAAGACCGTCTGGTTCGAGCTCGCCCTGCAGTGA
- a CDS encoding aldo/keto reductase, with protein MNQVPLVKLHDGVEIPQLGFGVWQVPPEQTAEVVLQALQAGYRHIDTAAGYGNEAGVGDALHASGIPREDVFITTKLTNEEHGRDKTLAAFDASMSKLALDYLDLYLIHWPTQADDYVETWKAFEEIKASGRVRTIGVSNFQKTHLRKLLDETGTVPTVNQVEVHPYLVQDDLRAFHAEHGIATEAWSPLAQRLDLVADPVVTGIAAELGRTPAQVVIRWHLQQGNIVIPKSVTPERIVSNFDVVGFELSGDQVAAISGLERAERTGPDPDVFG; from the coding sequence ATGAACCAGGTACCTCTCGTGAAGTTGCACGACGGCGTCGAGATCCCCCAGCTGGGGTTCGGCGTCTGGCAGGTTCCGCCGGAGCAGACCGCGGAGGTCGTGCTGCAGGCCCTGCAGGCCGGCTACCGCCACATCGACACCGCCGCCGGGTACGGCAACGAGGCCGGTGTCGGTGACGCCCTGCACGCCAGCGGGATCCCCCGCGAGGACGTGTTCATCACCACCAAGCTCACCAACGAGGAGCACGGCCGGGACAAGACCCTCGCGGCCTTCGACGCCTCGATGTCCAAGCTGGCGCTGGACTACCTCGACCTCTACCTCATCCACTGGCCGACGCAGGCCGACGACTACGTCGAGACCTGGAAGGCGTTCGAGGAGATCAAGGCGTCGGGACGCGTGCGCACCATCGGCGTCTCGAACTTCCAGAAGACCCACCTGCGCAAGCTCCTCGACGAGACCGGCACCGTCCCCACGGTCAACCAGGTCGAGGTCCACCCCTACCTCGTCCAGGACGACCTGCGGGCCTTCCACGCCGAGCACGGCATCGCGACCGAGGCGTGGAGCCCGCTGGCCCAGCGCCTCGACCTCGTCGCCGACCCGGTCGTCACCGGCATCGCGGCGGAACTCGGCCGCACCCCGGCCCAGGTCGTCATCCGCTGGCACCTGCAGCAGGGCAACATCGTCATCCCCAAGTCCGTGACGCCGGAACGCATCGTCTCGAACTTCGACGTCGTCGGCTTCGAGCTGAGCGGTGACCAGGTCGCGGCGATCAGCGGGCTCGAACGCGCCGAGCGGACCGGGCCGGACCCGGACGTCTTCGGCTGA
- a CDS encoding putative bifunctional diguanylate cyclase/phosphodiesterase, with product MAQEFPVDAVTLRRANRASWVLVFAALAYGVVCLGVALGLLPSGSGRFADTTLGNGVEVAALVALGWRAWHCRRISPFWAVLALGVGAYCASEIAFDVAEAVLGRGVRGITGLDVGYVVGYGAMLVAIVRLVWVGAKRWRVGYVAEALGIVLLVAALAQEFLVRPLVGASGLPSAAVTTWVMLVVVDALLLVGSVLTALRTGGRWWLPAAGFAALVAADTTFAVVSIAGRYAPGSGVDGIAVVGIALLGVSALQVRTAVGPRTRSRISIVITPAVVLPACFALLVVDHVHPLTDSAIWLAAGAAAAAVVRMVLSQQELLELATLRREALTDDLTGIANRRALLADLERRCASEQPFGLALVDLDRFKEVNDGLGHAAGDELLRQVVRQLVQAAPAAVLVARLGGDEIALLIPDADQASAVADAVALHTAMVRSYDLLGHRVHVAASIGVAGYPHDAQRPSDLLRCADIAMYEAKTLGGRVCAFGSGEPGGTARGRGSLTLMTQLRSALGLADPGEVPGACGHLRVLFQPQLDVADGAVVGAEALVRWDHPDLGLLSPVEFLDEAERHGLMGHLTHQVLDDALAAAASWRVEFPGSRLRLAVNLSATNLLDVDLPTRVAELLGRHAVEPAGLGLEITETVLMSRSPRTRSVLDGLRELGVALSIDDFGTGYSSLAYLKELPVAEVKLDRGFVADIARDPRSAAIVASTIWLGHELGVRIVGEGVEDLATLEVLREMGCDTTQGFLHAEPLSAAAFRDWLTVRLAGVGSAP from the coding sequence GTGGCGCAGGAGTTCCCGGTCGACGCCGTGACCCTGCGACGGGCCAACCGGGCGAGCTGGGTCCTGGTCTTCGCGGCCCTGGCCTACGGGGTGGTGTGCCTCGGCGTGGCCCTCGGACTCCTGCCCTCGGGCAGTGGCCGCTTCGCGGACACGACCCTGGGCAACGGCGTCGAGGTCGCGGCCCTCGTGGCCCTGGGGTGGCGGGCCTGGCACTGCCGGCGGATCAGCCCGTTCTGGGCCGTGCTGGCGCTCGGGGTGGGGGCGTACTGCGCCTCCGAGATCGCCTTCGACGTCGCCGAGGCGGTCCTCGGTCGCGGGGTGCGCGGGATCACCGGCCTGGACGTCGGCTACGTGGTGGGCTACGGGGCGATGCTCGTCGCGATCGTGCGGCTGGTCTGGGTGGGGGCGAAGCGCTGGCGCGTCGGGTACGTCGCCGAGGCCCTCGGGATCGTCCTGCTCGTCGCGGCCCTCGCCCAGGAGTTCCTGGTGCGGCCCCTCGTCGGCGCCAGCGGGCTGCCGTCCGCAGCGGTCACGACCTGGGTGATGCTCGTCGTGGTCGACGCGCTCCTGCTGGTGGGCAGCGTCCTCACCGCCCTGCGCACGGGCGGGCGGTGGTGGTTGCCCGCCGCGGGCTTCGCCGCGTTGGTCGCGGCGGACACCACGTTCGCCGTCGTCTCGATCGCCGGCCGCTACGCCCCGGGCAGCGGCGTCGACGGGATCGCCGTCGTCGGGATCGCCCTGCTCGGGGTCTCCGCCCTGCAGGTGCGGACGGCCGTCGGCCCGCGCACCCGTTCCCGGATCTCCATCGTGATCACGCCCGCGGTCGTCCTGCCCGCCTGCTTCGCGCTGCTCGTCGTGGACCACGTGCACCCGTTGACGGACTCGGCGATCTGGCTGGCCGCGGGGGCCGCGGCCGCCGCCGTCGTGCGGATGGTGCTCTCCCAGCAGGAGCTCCTGGAGCTCGCGACGCTGCGCCGCGAGGCCCTCACCGACGACCTGACGGGCATCGCGAACCGCCGGGCGCTGCTCGCCGACCTGGAACGGCGGTGCGCGAGCGAGCAGCCCTTCGGTCTCGCGCTCGTCGACCTCGACCGCTTCAAGGAGGTCAACGACGGCCTCGGGCACGCCGCCGGTGACGAGCTCCTGCGCCAGGTGGTCCGTCAGCTCGTCCAGGCGGCCCCGGCAGCCGTCCTGGTCGCCCGGTTGGGCGGGGACGAGATCGCCCTGCTGATCCCCGACGCCGACCAGGCGAGCGCCGTCGCCGACGCCGTCGCCCTGCACACCGCGATGGTCCGTTCCTACGACCTGCTCGGGCACCGCGTCCACGTCGCCGCGAGCATCGGGGTCGCGGGCTACCCGCACGACGCCCAGCGCCCGTCCGACCTGCTGCGGTGCGCGGACATCGCCATGTACGAGGCGAAGACGCTGGGCGGTCGGGTGTGCGCGTTCGGGTCGGGTGAACCCGGGGGGACCGCCCGTGGCCGGGGCAGCCTGACCCTCATGACCCAGCTGCGCTCCGCCCTGGGCCTCGCCGACCCCGGTGAGGTGCCCGGGGCCTGCGGGCACCTGCGCGTGCTCTTCCAGCCGCAGCTCGACGTCGCCGACGGCGCCGTCGTCGGAGCCGAGGCCCTGGTCCGCTGGGACCACCCCGACCTGGGCCTGCTCAGCCCCGTGGAGTTCCTCGACGAGGCCGAACGGCACGGGCTGATGGGCCACCTCACCCACCAGGTCCTCGACGACGCGCTCGCCGCGGCGGCGTCCTGGCGCGTCGAGTTCCCCGGGTCGCGGTTGCGGCTGGCGGTGAACCTCTCGGCGACGAACCTGCTCGACGTCGACCTGCCCACCCGGGTCGCGGAACTCCTGGGCCGGCACGCGGTGGAACCCGCCGGACTCGGCCTGGAGATCACCGAGACGGTCCTCATGAGCCGGTCCCCCCGGACCCGCTCCGTCCTCGACGGCCTGCGGGAACTCGGGGTCGCGTTGTCGATCGACGACTTCGGGACGGGGTACTCCTCACTGGCCTACCTCAAGGAACTCCCGGTGGCCGAGGTGAAGCTCGACCGGGGTTTCGTCGCCGACATCGCCCGCGACCCGCGCTCGGCCGCGATCGTCGCCTCCACCATCTGGCTCGGTCACGAACTCGGGGTGCGGATCGTGGGGGAGGGGGTCGAGGACCTGGCGACGCTGGAGGTCCTGCGCGAGATGGGCTGCGACACGACCCAGGGGTTCCTGCACGCCGAACCCCTGTCGGCCGCGGCGTTCCGCGACTGGCTGACGGTCCGCCTCGCCGGGGTGGGGAGTGCGCCATAG